The window GTGAATTTGGGTTTTATGTATTCAGTGGCGAAGCTAGGAATTTTCCTAAGggtattcaaatttgaaagaaatgaaaaaatattccCGACAAAaggtgttcaatatgtgttatatacctctaaaaacGTAATATTATACCTATATACATAGTGCAATTTTGCGacgaagggtggtcaactgactaCCCTTGTGACCATGTGGCTTCGCCACTCTATGTATTATCCTGAAATTTCAATGTAGAAAGGACAAGCTGTTGTGCATTGTTGTGAGAATAATTTATTGATTTCTAAAGTCATTTAGGTTCAATTCTATGATGTCCCACGGAGGAGATATTCCTATGTAGGCTGTTGAAAACCAATGTTTGGCAATTCCAATGCCAAATCTATCCTGAATATCAGAGAAgctcttgattttttttaataaggtaaattgtattaatcaaaagagAGAAAACTCCCGTATATAggaagtataccaaaaagtagagaattacatcagaacatgattctctacaaaagacgcccaatcttctatacaagtaggggctatatgagtgcaccaaaaagcgatcaaagataaaagactattcttaaaatgtgaaaaaggagactcaatcCCCTCAAAAGCTTTCCTATTTCTCCTCTCCCCCCCTAAACTATCCACATGAGAGCTATCGGGCGAACTTCCacgccttttgctttcttcttctacggAAATCGGTCCAGCTATATAACATCTCCTTTACCGTTCTTGGCATCACGCATTGAATACCAAAAAGATTCAGGATTGCCCTCCACAAAGCTGAGGACACAGGGCAATGCAATAAaagatgatcaacttcttcccctgaGCTTTTATACATTtagcaccaactaacaagtgtaattccTCTCTTTTGAAGATTTTCAGCAGTCAAGATCACTCCCCTCGCcgctagccatgcaaaaaagcacacCTTTGTGGGTGCCTTAGGAATCCAGATCGAGGAGTATGGAAAAGTGGCCCCCTCTCTCACGAACATACTCTGATAAAAGGACTTTACGGTGAACAAACCATCGCCACAAAAACcccatctccaagaatcacaAGATGGCCGAGGCCTGTCTTGCCCATATAGCAATGTAAACAAATTTAGGAGCTCCGCAATATCCTAATATTGTATGTTCCTTCTAAATGAGAGGTCTCatactacccccccccccccatgctCCTTACGAATCTGTTGGACCATCAATTCCTTCTGGTTTGAAGCTCTGAAGACGTGGGGAAGGAGACCCACAGAGTATCCTCTCCACACCACCTatgattccaaaagctgattCTCCTCCCATCTCCCACCTTGTAAGTGATGTTTCCACTGAATGCTTCCCAATTCTTCATGATGctcctccacatgccacacccAAAAGGTGTTGTGATTGATTTGGTCCTCCAACCCCCTCCTGTGGAATCGTACTTTTTCTACTATGACCTCCCTCCATAGGGCATGCTCTTCTACCCCGAATCTCTACAGCCACTTCCCCAATAAAGCTCTGTTGAATACCCTAAGATCTTTTACTCCAAGTCCACCCCACTTCTTTGGGGAAGTGACTGTCTGCCAATTCACTAGATGAAACTTTCTAGTTCCATCCGCGGCATCCCAAAGAAAATTCCTTTGAAGCCGCTATAGTTTTTCTGTGATGCTCACCGGAGCTTGCAACAGGGACAAGTAATAGGTGGGCATACTGGATAAAGTGCTTTTAATAAGCACTTCCTTACCGCCTTTTGACAAATACCGTTTCTGCCAGCCTACTAATCTTTTTTCAACCCTTTCGATCACTGGATTCCAAACCGTAATTCCTTATGCGACGAGCCCAATGGGAGACCCAGGTAAGTAGTGGGGAGGGAGCCCACCTTACATCTGAGAACATAAGACAAAGCATCAATATTAGCAACCTCACCCACCGGGAAAATCTCACACTTGCCGAAATTGATTTTGAGTCCTAAAACTATCTGAAACCACTGCTGGACCTGCTTTAGGTAGGTCAACTGATCCATATCGGCATCACAGAAAACCAGGGTGTCACCGCAAAGAGCAAATGAGAGACTCTTCGGGCACTGAGCACCTCGATTAGAGTTGCGAATCCTCTCAAGAAGCCTCCGCCTGCCGCACGATCCATCATTTCTTAGAGCATCCATCACTAGAATGAATAGCTTGGGGGATAGGGGGTCACCTTGCCTGAGACCCCTGGAGCTGCCAAAGAAACCACACGTGCTGCCATTAACCAAGACAGAGAATCTTTCTTAGGCAGAACTTGATCCATCCCCTCCATCTTGCCCCAAACATCATCCGCATCATAATGAAATTCAGGAACTCCCAATTGACATGGTCGAAAGCCTTCTCAAGGTCTAACTTGCATAGTAAGCCgggttctctatttttccttctggAGTCTACAAGTTCATTTGCCACCAAAGTAGCATCCAGGATCTGCCTACCTTCCACAAACGCATTCTGGGAGGACGAACAGTCACGTCAAGAATCTTCTTAAATATGTTGGAAAGCACTTTGGAAATGATCTTGTAGATGCTCCCCACGAGACTAATAGGCATATAGTCTCTGCTACAAGATGCACCTTCTTTCTTAGGCACAATAGTAATAAAAAAAGCATTGATACTTCTCTCAAAAACACCATTCACATGGAAGTATTCAATGACTTCCATCAACTCCCCCTTGATGGTGTCCCAATAGAGCTAGAAGAAGGCCAAAGAGAAACCATCAGGCCCCGGGGCCATATCACCAGCACAACTCGACACAGCTCCTTGCACCTTCTCCTCCTCGAAAGCCCTTTCTAGACACTCACTGTCTCCCTCCCCTATGTGGTTGAACTCTATTCCCCGCAAAGTCGGCCTCTAACTAACTTCCTCTTTGTATAAGTTCTTATAATATCCCACTATCGCCCATTTTACCTCCTACTCTCTCTCAATCCTCACGCCATCCACAACTAAGGACTCTATGAAGTTTCTCCTTCGATTTACAACTGCCACCCTGTGGAAAAACTTGGTATTCGAATCCCCCTCGTTTAACCAGAGCGCCCTCAATTTTTGCCGCCAACTATCCTCCTGAGCTATTACTAACTCGACTATTTCCCTTTTAACCTCCCCCAATTTCGCTTTCTCAGATTCATGTAACTCCTTTGCCCCTTCACCTCTTTCTAATTCCCCCAATTCATGCATAAGCTCCCTCATTTTAACCTCTTCCCTTCCAAAAACCTCCTTATTCCacctaataatatctcccttgagCAATTTAAGTTTTTTCAAAAGACGGAATGAAGGCGTCCATGATATCCTGTAGCTTGTCCACCATTCTTTCACCTTGTTACCGATTCCTGACACTTTCAACCACATGTTCTCGAATCGGAAGGGAGCACGTACCCCTTCCCTCTGCATCCATCTAGCAAAATAGGCAAATGATCCGAAGTCAGCCTAGGTAAAGGAATCTGCAGCACATTCGGCACCAGCTCATCCCATGAGGGCGATATCAGGAATCTATCAAGTCTAGACCTTGAGTTGGAATCCTCCGCCCTAGCCCAAGTAAACCTTTCCCCTGACAGAGGAAGGTCAATGAGAAAGTGATCATTGATGAAGTCAGAAAACTCCTCCATGGCCCTTGAAATCAGATTACACCCTAATCTCTCCTCCAGGAATCTAATAGTGTTAATGTCTCCCCTAGAACCCATAGAATGTCCCATTCCCCATCACAGTGACCAGTTCCTCCCAGAAAGACACCTTGGACCCTTCTCCTACCGGTCTGTACACTCTCCCAAATCCCCACTCTACCCCACTCACTCTATCTTTGACAAGAGTTGCTAAAGAAAAAGCTCCCTTCTTAATCTCCTTTACCTCCAAGCTTCTATCATCCCACATTAGAAGAATGCTCCCGGAACTTCCCACAGCTGGAACCCAGTCATATTTTACCCAATTACCTCCCCAGACACTCCTCACAATCACATCCGACAAAACTTTCATTTTTGTCTCCTGAAAACAAACTAGGTTAGCACCCTACTATCTAACTCTCACTTTGATGATGTCCCTTTTGTTTGGGTCATTCATCCCCCTCACATTCCTTGAAAGAATCTTAACATCTATAAGTAACAATACCCCCTTCTCCCCCCTCCCTGCCGAGCTCCCCTCCTCCTTGTCACACACCCGACCCCTTCTCTGGTACACCACTATATCCCCTAAATTATTTTGCTTAACACCTTGACCCAACTCCCTCCCTGTACCATCATAAAGAGATTGTTGCTCAATCTCCCTCAACAGTTCTAACACCCTATCTTCCTTTCCTTCAAAAGAAACACCTAGAAACTTCCCAAAGTTTAATAGTTTATACTCCATCCAGAAAGACATATACCCTCTTCCAATTCGTGACGAAATTGGGCAGGCGTCTTCTATATGTATCCTTTCCTTGCTCCTACCAGAAGAATACAAGACCATAGCATTGCTCGCAATAGGAACTTTAGTTGCCGAAAGGATCTCACCATTTCCTTGAGGGGCAGCAATCTCTGAAATTAACACCCCGCTACTATAGGAATGACCAGAAACGCCAATACGGTAGCAGGAAGGAAGAGAGCATGGAACCCTTGACGGCATATTAACTGGAGATACTGGTTCGGCACTAACATCAATTGGAGCATGCTCAACAATCTccccagaagaagaagaagcttgaAGTGTAACCTCAGGTGAGGGGGCGATGGAGCTGGGTCCATCAAAGGTGGGAGGCCGTTGAATAACAGCACCTGAAGCAGCGACCATCGAAGAGGGGCGCAGGTCACTAGAGCTCGGTGAAGAAATGCCACTGTGAGAAGCACCATTGGCAAAAGAAGGAGGAGCGCCTGTTCCCATATGCTTAGGAGCCTTATCAGGCGTACCTTGAAATAATTTGGGCCCCTTAGGATCAATTCTAATAGAATTGGAAAAAGTTGTTGGTCCTATGTGAGGAGGTCAGGCATAACTTGCTGAAAACTTGTCCGGCCCTATGATAATTAGAAGAGGACTGGCTCATTCTGCCTTTCCGGCCCGCATCACTAACCCATTCACGTCTTTTCCTCCTTTTGAAATTTTGTCTTCCTCTCAAAATTCAAACCTCTCATCTCTTCTTGATCTAACGCCTGATTTTGGCTTAGTCCAGTAATCCGGTGAGCCCTCCTCTCCTCTCAGAGACTAATTCCCCCTCCCCTTCCTTCTATttgaccttcccttttcttccGCCACCATCATAGGCATAAAGATAGGGCGAAATTCAGGGCTCAACCAAACCCTATAACTCAAGTAGCCATCCTCCACCACAGTGGAGACTGGGATTCTGCCCCTTTTCCTCACCACAATCCTCACTCGCGAGAGATCGTGTAAGTTGCAAGTGACATCAATAAAACCCCTACAGATTCCCCTAATCTTCTTGAATAGGTCAAGACACCAAAGATGCACCGGGAGACCTACCATGTTGACCACCAATGTTTTGCCAATGAAAAGAGGGTCGAGACACCCATCGTGCTCCACCCATCTGTCTAGTTTTAAGTTCCCACCAAACCACCTGTTTCCTCTTACAAGAATTTCTGAAGCTTGAGACTCATCAACAAATCGAAAGAGATATTGCATATCCCTCAGTTGCGATATTTTCAGTCCGTCCTTGACGTTCCATGTCTCTGCTGTCCAGTTCCTAATAGCCTCTGGAGAACCAACCCGTTTGGAGAAAGACCTAATCAAACAAGATTCCAAGAAACCCTTACGCCTGAGAGTGTACTCCTCAGACAGCGAGAAGTGCGGCTCCTGCCCTACGTCAAGCTTTTGATGGCATCTTCCCCCAGGTTCTAGGGCTGGCCAAGAGGCAGCTTTGATAAAAGACATGTTTTCCAATTTTTTAGATTCTAGGGAGAAGTAGAGTTTCTCTCTGTAGAGTCCATCATAACTAAACCAAAAGCCTTGCTAGGGAGCtgactgaagaagaagaagaagtgaaaTCTGGCCGGAAAAAGCCACCTCCGTCGCCAGAAAATAGTAAAAGTGGTCGGAATCTGGAGGTTGGTGGATGGGTAGGGTCGGAACAGCCTCGCGAAGAGGCTATCTGAAGAAAAGAAGTTCAGATCTAGCCTGGAAAGGCCTTACGCGCCAGCGCGTGGGTTAGAGTCGCCGGAGCTCTGCCACGCATGGCGGTGCGTGGAGTCGGATTCCGGGGATTTTTTCTGGGTAGTGTCGCGGCAGGGTTGGCTCTCGGATTATGGCGGTGAAATCCTAGGATTCATGGTTCTCAGGCGCCTGGGGAAGCGTGCCTGGGAGCATTTTCTTTGTGTGCAAAGGGAATGTTAATGTCCTCCTTACTAGATCAAATAGGGAACCCATGAACCATCAGAGAGAGCTCGAAAGAAATACCGTTATCTTGGAAGATGCTGATCTGTGTCAATCTTTATCTTGGAAGATGCTATTGATGCTCAGCGAATTAAAACAGAAATTTTTTCTCTTGTTTTGGAAGGAGAATCAGCACAAGGTAGTAACCTGGAAAGACCTTGAGTTGGTCCTACTTTTTACTCTTTATTCTGTGACTACTTTGCAAGTTTTAGTTGTCTTCGGGATTTATTTTTTACTATGTACAGATGTAGTGCTTGAATCAGGTCAAAACTGATTATTTGCCATCATTTAAATTTTCAGATGCTATCATTCTTTTAAGGAAGGTTGATGCTACGATGAAAGAGGAGGCTAATTATCTCCGTTAAGTGATTGATGTTCTTTATTTCAAACACAAAGAATGGGCTGATGCAATTGAAGCTTATAGTCAAAGCCATTCAGTGCTTCAATCTGAGTTAAAACGCCTTGAAGGTAGTTGCAACATTTCTTTATTTCATGCGAGGACACAATATTTTGAGGTGTCCGTATATGAGAGCTCTAAAGTACAATCAGTATTCTGCTTATAGTCAACATTGATATCAAATTATAGAGACATACTTATGTGGCTGTTGGAATTGGTatgtaatgtttatcttcaaccATGGTCTATCTATGATGGCATGGAATTGAAAGCTAAGAGCTCCAAATAGAAAACCTGTATCATCAGTTACCGTCCAGCCAACTTATACAAAGAGTGCTGTGCCTGCTACAGAGTGGAAACCTGCTTCTGAGTCAAACTCAATGTCCCAGGCAGATGAAGGTTTATGTCAAGAAGGTAAGATGAATGCATATTCGCAATCAATGTCGCTACTCTTTGAGTAGCTGCATTCTAGCTTCTAGTTCATTATATTACCGAGTTTAGCTAGATTTGACTCTATATGCTTTTCTCCAGGGGAATCAAAATCTGTCTACCTGAGGAATTTGCCATATCCAATGTACTAGTCTAGATTTTTTGCAAGAGTTTAAGAACTTTGGGAAGAATAAGCAGAATGGAGCATTCTTGGAAAAGCGCAAAGTAGTTTTTTCCCGTTGTCAATATTATATGCTTCAATTGTCTTACATGCTCTAATATTTCGATTGCAATTGATGGATAGAATATCAGCATTTGCTATACCTTTGTTGAGTTTGAATACCTCAGGGTTTCCAAAATGCAATTAAGGTATGAAATTTGAAATCATGATTCATTGATTTGGTGTGTGTTTTCGTGGAGGATTTGAGTTGCATTTCTAGTTGTTGGTAAAAGCTGctcttaactttttttttttaaccttCTGTCCTGTAAGATTCCTAGCAGATTGTTCACTCAAATCTTAATTTTAGCTAGCTTTCTAGTACTAAATCGCATTAGTAAGGTCCGTGCTTGAAATATTTCTGATCACATAGATCGATGATCTTTTATTTAATGGTTGTGGAACTTGCATTCAGTAGATAAAACATTTTCTGAAGCAATATGATGCAGTTAGTTGTCTTGAGTAATAGTTGTAAGTGGAAGGTGTACGTCCACGAATTATTGCCACAATCTCATATTCATACATTACTTTGTTATCTCATCCCTTGTATACCTAGTATATGATGCTTTCTCTTCCCTGTTCTTAGGCATTACCCGTACCATTGACTGGAAGGCAAGTTTACATTGAGGAAAGTAGATCAATCAGCTGTAGTGTTTCTCGTGGAGATAGTCTGTAGCTTAAAATTAATTTCAATTTCACATTGTGGTACTTATATCTCTTTATGCTTTTCTTAGAGATTTGTTCTATCTTTTGCTTGCTTGAGTAGTTCTTTGGTAGAATCAATTAACATTATCCTTGTATGCAGGATATAATCTCTTGGTCATGACTTTTAATCTCCACGTTCTTTAGTTAGACTGTGTATGGAGATTTCCTGTTTCATTTGGACTAATGCCCTAGTCACAGTTAATGCTAATTCCTCCCTACGATGATGGTACTACAATCCAAGATGAAATACTGTTATTTTTATTGTTCAATGCAGCTTGTCAGAATGTCTTGAGCAAAGCTAAATGGTATGGTGGTGACATCAAGCTGCTTCTTCATAATCCATGTCCCCCAACTCTCCTGATTGTAATATGGTATTAAACATGTAAGCTTTGCAAGCAATGAAAGTCGTGAGGAAATTGTCAATATAAACGCTTAGCACAATTGGAGTTTGACAAGTACTTCTGTTTCACCA is drawn from Nicotiana tabacum cultivar K326 chromosome 22, ASM71507v2, whole genome shotgun sequence and contains these coding sequences:
- the LOC142176157 gene encoding uncharacterized protein LOC142176157, which encodes MEEFSDFINDHFLIDLPLSGERFTWARAEDSNSRWMQREGVRAPFRFENMWLKVSGIGNKVKEWWTSYRISWTPSFRLLKKLKLLKGDIIRWNKEVFGREEVKMRELMHELGELERGEGAKELHESEKAKLGEVKREIVELVIAQEDSWRQKLRALWLNEGDSNTKFFHRVAVVNRRRNFIESLVVDGVRIERE